The following are from one region of the Stanieria cyanosphaera PCC 7437 genome:
- a CDS encoding RNaseH domain-containing protein gives MVNSGINHLTFWLWYIKEYNLTDRLKAIQYCLGIQQLEESSYDFPEGLTINIKTQEMRGIAQELNLSLDKKPNNPTIIEATNQRITEIEEIVQSNTDNISELTAVWIELYGQEIYKFTPKTKKYSPWRDPKNAIKLGFAKLGFVSKFITPERKSYKHKAITSLMDLLRQLGVRIAPSNLKLSNLDSDTPINEVALWLVNKTGETTINNQSLILPVIVKMSSNSQQIEAIFPGSQWMSYREALTKIDEAEGWKNDSTGKCRVRNFIKDTLKTKELRNKPTILYCKAENIRQAWSWLQDTQISNQGLSFGERNEPFFEEFKDLRVIRLRNSETPEWFAVDAEKISGFVTGLFKKEKSDRVFYSLGSKSAQMSGQNSDSKIKNPEKSWGHPLLVEITIAYHQPEDNLTELAAIAHESRKEILQYADCLEVPRVLHYAKQINEYVLMLNEAQDEDEDEGKQ, from the coding sequence ATTGTCAATTCTGGTATTAATCATTTAACTTTTTGGCTGTGGTATATCAAAGAATATAACTTAACAGATCGCCTCAAAGCTATTCAATATTGTTTGGGAATTCAACAACTTGAAGAAAGTAGTTATGATTTTCCTGAAGGCTTAACTATTAATATTAAAACTCAAGAGATGAGAGGAATTGCACAAGAATTAAATTTATCTCTCGACAAAAAGCCAAATAATCCGACAATCATTGAAGCTACTAATCAAAGAATTACCGAAATCGAAGAGATAGTTCAATCTAATACAGATAATATTTCCGAACTGACAGCAGTATGGATCGAACTTTATGGTCAGGAAATCTATAAATTTACCCCAAAAACTAAAAAATATTCTCCTTGGCGCGATCCTAAAAATGCAATTAAATTAGGGTTTGCTAAGTTGGGTTTTGTCAGCAAGTTTATTACTCCAGAAAGAAAAAGCTATAAACATAAAGCTATTACTAGCTTGATGGATTTGTTACGACAGTTAGGAGTAAGAATTGCACCTTCTAATCTAAAACTAAGTAATTTAGATAGCGATACTCCGATTAATGAAGTAGCACTATGGTTAGTAAATAAAACAGGTGAAACTACAATCAATAATCAATCCTTAATTTTGCCAGTGATCGTTAAGATGAGTTCAAATTCACAACAAATAGAAGCAATTTTTCCTGGCAGTCAATGGATGTCTTATCGTGAAGCACTAACTAAAATTGATGAGGCGGAAGGCTGGAAAAACGATTCTACTGGTAAATGTAGAGTCCGAAACTTTATTAAGGATACCCTCAAAACCAAAGAGCTAAGAAATAAACCAACAATACTTTATTGTAAAGCAGAGAATATTCGTCAAGCTTGGTCTTGGTTACAAGATACACAAATATCTAACCAAGGATTATCTTTTGGCGAAAGAAACGAGCCGTTTTTTGAAGAATTTAAAGATTTAAGAGTAATACGATTGCGAAATAGCGAAACACCAGAATGGTTTGCTGTAGACGCAGAAAAAATATCAGGATTTGTCACGGGTTTATTTAAAAAAGAAAAAAGCGATCGCGTATTTTATAGCTTGGGAAGTAAAAGCGCACAAATGAGCGGACAAAACTCGGATTCAAAAATTAAAAATCCAGAAAAAAGTTGGGGACATCCATTGCTTGTAGAAATAACTATTGCTTACCATCAACCAGAAGATAATCTCACAGAATTAGCTGCAATCGCTCACGAATCGAGAAAAGAGATTTTACAATATGCAGATTGTTTGGAAGTACCAAGAGTTTTACATTATGCCAAACAAATAAATGAATATGTTTTGATGTTGAATGAAGCTCAAGATGAAGACGAAGATGAAGGAAAGCAATAA